In the Klebsiella aerogenes KCTC 2190 genome, one interval contains:
- the mepA gene encoding penicillin-insensitive murein endopeptidase, with product MKNTVIALLALLASTASLAATPWQKISQPISGSAQSIGAFANGCIVGAQPLPLNSPDYQVMRTDQRRYFGHPDLVQFIQRLSLQAHNKGMGTVLIGDMGMPAGGRFNGGHASHQSGLDVDIFLQLPQTRWTSAQLLKPQALDLVARDGKRVVPSLWSPQISNLIKMAAEDNDVTRIFVNPAIKQQLCLDAGNDRQWLRKVRPWFQHRAHMHVRLRCPAGSLECEDQAPPPAGDGCGAELQSWFEPPKPGSTPPVKKTPPPLPPSCQALLDEHLL from the coding sequence ATGAAAAATACCGTTATCGCACTGCTGGCGCTTTTGGCCAGCACCGCCAGCCTGGCGGCGACGCCGTGGCAGAAAATATCCCAGCCGATTAGCGGCAGCGCCCAGTCTATTGGCGCGTTTGCCAATGGCTGCATCGTCGGCGCCCAGCCGCTACCGCTGAACTCCCCTGATTACCAGGTAATGCGTACCGATCAGCGTCGCTACTTCGGCCATCCGGATCTCGTGCAGTTTATTCAGCGGCTGAGTTTGCAGGCGCACAATAAAGGTATGGGGACGGTGCTGATTGGCGATATGGGCATGCCTGCCGGCGGGCGCTTTAACGGCGGCCACGCTAGCCATCAGTCGGGTCTGGATGTTGATATTTTCCTGCAATTGCCGCAGACCCGCTGGACCTCCGCGCAACTGCTGAAACCACAGGCGCTGGACTTAGTCGCCCGCGATGGCAAGCGGGTGGTGCCGTCACTGTGGAGCCCGCAAATCAGTAACCTGATTAAAATGGCGGCGGAAGATAACGATGTGACGCGTATTTTCGTCAACCCGGCTATCAAACAGCAATTGTGTCTCGATGCTGGTAACGATCGCCAATGGCTACGCAAAGTTCGCCCGTGGTTCCAGCATCGCGCCCACATGCACGTGCGCCTGCGCTGCCCGGCGGGCAGCCTCGAGTGCGAAGATCAAGCGCCGCCGCCGGCTGGCGATGGCTGCGGAGCCGAGCTGCAAAGCTGGTTTGAACCGCCTAAACCTGGGTCAACCCCACCTGTGAAGAAGACGCCGCCTCCGCTGCCGCCTTCCTGCCAGGCGCTACTGGATGAGCATCTTCTCTAA